One genomic window of Opitutia bacterium includes the following:
- a CDS encoding class I SAM-dependent rRNA methyltransferase, with protein MREKARPATPEEKAQWPRPWAQLKFVTFQPAIFPRMLGDVSRDARPGDFVSVYDKFGNRIGAGLFNPRAKMPLRVVTHTAEAVGEEYFETALRRAVALRRDLFKLDEVTDAYRVVGSDGDGISGLTIDRYGDTLFCDVYSLGIFQRLPKWLPLLHELLGTKHVRVHVDHDLGSLEGIKPSMMKEITASAPDKVRIREHGVKFEVDFAEGHKTGFFCDQRDNRRRFGQLAKGLRVLDLCSYTGGFSINAALGGATEITAVDLDEKAVAQGRRNANLNQVSPNKLKWVHADAFAYARQMQKNGEQFDLVLCDPPKFVMTREPAGAAEGMRKYADLNTIAAGLVKPGGLFVTCSCSGLVSLEDFEQVVIKGVHRLNRRLQIFDRTGPGIDHPVYSNCLESRYLKLLWARVV; from the coding sequence ATGCGCGAGAAGGCCCGCCCCGCCACGCCCGAGGAAAAGGCGCAGTGGCCGCGGCCGTGGGCGCAATTGAAGTTCGTCACGTTTCAGCCCGCGATTTTCCCGCGCATGCTCGGCGACGTCTCGCGCGACGCGCGGCCGGGCGATTTTGTTTCGGTCTACGACAAGTTCGGCAATCGCATCGGCGCGGGACTCTTCAACCCGCGCGCCAAGATGCCGCTGCGCGTCGTCACGCACACGGCCGAAGCGGTGGGCGAGGAGTATTTCGAAACGGCGCTGCGCCGGGCGGTCGCGTTGCGGCGCGATTTGTTCAAGCTCGACGAGGTCACCGACGCCTACCGCGTCGTCGGCTCGGACGGCGATGGCATCAGCGGCCTCACGATCGATCGCTACGGCGACACGCTGTTCTGCGACGTTTACTCGCTCGGCATTTTCCAGCGCCTGCCGAAATGGCTGCCGCTGCTCCACGAGTTGCTCGGCACGAAACACGTTCGCGTGCACGTGGATCACGACCTCGGCAGCCTCGAGGGCATCAAGCCTTCGATGATGAAAGAGATCACCGCCAGCGCGCCCGACAAGGTGCGCATCCGCGAGCACGGCGTGAAGTTCGAGGTCGATTTCGCCGAGGGACACAAGACGGGTTTCTTCTGCGACCAACGCGACAACCGCCGGCGCTTCGGCCAGCTCGCGAAGGGGCTGCGTGTGCTCGATCTTTGCAGCTACACCGGCGGTTTCTCGATCAACGCCGCGCTCGGCGGCGCGACGGAAATCACGGCCGTGGACCTCGACGAGAAAGCCGTCGCGCAAGGCCGCCGCAACGCGAACCTCAACCAGGTTTCACCGAACAAGCTGAAGTGGGTGCACGCCGACGCGTTCGCCTACGCGCGGCAGATGCAGAAGAACGGCGAGCAGTTCGACCTCGTGTTGTGCGACCCGCCGAAGTTCGTCATGACGCGCGAGCCGGCCGGCGCCGCCGAGGGCATGCGGAAATACGCCGACTTGAACACCATCGCGGCGGGTCTCGTGAAGCCCGGCGGCCTGTTCGTCACGTGCTCGTGTTCGGGCTTGGTTTCACTCGAGGATTTCGAGCAGGTCGTGATCAAGGGCGTGCACCGCCTGAATCGCCGCCTGCAAATCTTCGACCGCACCGGCCCCGGCATCGACCACCCGGTCTACTCAAATTGCCTCGAGAGCCGTTACCTCAAGCTGCTCTGGGCGCGGGTGGTGTAA
- a CDS encoding thymidine phosphorylase — translation MRKRPIPTRRFIKPSFTSLIEKKRDNGEFTQEEIRYLIDSTLDGEMPQHQLAALLMAIYFANMSAQETAILTEEMMLSGEVIDLSHITKPKIDKYSTGGVGDKTALVLAPLAMASGVVVPMMVGVEQQYVISALDKLAAVPGFKSHLSIQQFTDQLARVGGAIVEQSKELAPADQKFYDLRLDTGTIPSLPLITGSVLSKKLAEGAEGLVIDVKWGNGSFIKDLEQAKQLARSMTRVGRSMKRRCVALVTDMNQPLGDSVGTALEIKEAIQLLKGEGPEDMKELVLKLGMEIVRLAGVAGSTLSAKQTVQRHLSDGSALEKFKDMIRAQGGDTSFIDHPEKFPTAKHIRKLPAPKRGYVHTINAAFIAKGVSILGAGKDSHGKVDHAVGVSEIKKVGTQVKQGEPLMMIHYNDEAKLEQALDYFKEAYRLAPKRPIPPPLVVERVA, via the coding sequence ATGAGAAAACGTCCAATTCCGACGCGCCGTTTCATCAAGCCGTCGTTCACCTCGTTGATCGAGAAGAAGCGCGACAATGGCGAATTCACCCAAGAGGAGATTCGCTATCTGATCGACTCGACCCTCGACGGTGAGATGCCTCAGCACCAGCTCGCTGCGCTTTTGATGGCGATTTATTTCGCCAACATGTCCGCGCAGGAGACGGCGATTCTGACGGAGGAGATGATGCTGTCCGGCGAGGTGATCGACCTTTCGCACATCACCAAGCCGAAGATCGACAAATACTCCACCGGCGGCGTCGGCGACAAGACCGCCCTCGTCCTCGCGCCGCTCGCGATGGCCAGCGGTGTGGTCGTGCCGATGATGGTCGGCGTCGAACAGCAATACGTCATCAGCGCGCTCGACAAGCTCGCGGCCGTCCCTGGCTTCAAGAGCCACCTGAGCATCCAGCAGTTCACCGATCAACTCGCCCGCGTCGGCGGCGCGATCGTCGAGCAGAGCAAGGAGCTCGCTCCGGCCGACCAGAAATTCTACGACCTCCGTCTCGACACCGGCACGATCCCGAGCCTCCCGCTCATCACCGGCAGCGTGCTCTCCAAGAAGCTCGCCGAAGGCGCCGAAGGCCTCGTCATCGACGTGAAGTGGGGCAACGGCTCCTTCATCAAGGACCTCGAGCAAGCCAAGCAGCTCGCGCGCTCCATGACCCGCGTCGGCCGCTCGATGAAGCGCCGCTGCGTCGCGCTCGTCACCGACATGAACCAGCCGCTCGGCGATTCCGTCGGCACCGCGCTCGAGATCAAGGAAGCCATTCAGCTCCTCAAGGGTGAAGGCCCCGAGGACATGAAGGAACTCGTCCTCAAGCTCGGCATGGAAATCGTCCGCCTCGCCGGCGTCGCGGGCTCCACGCTCTCCGCCAAGCAGACGGTGCAGCGCCACCTCAGCGACGGCTCCGCGCTCGAGAAGTTCAAGGACATGATCCGCGCCCAGGGCGGTGACACGTCCTTCATCGATCATCCGGAAAAATTCCCGACGGCGAAACACATCCGCAAGCTGCCCGCGCCTAAGCGCGGCTACGTGCACACCATCAATGCCGCGTTCATCGCCAAGGGCGTTTCCATCCTCGGCGCCGGCAAGGACTCTCACGGCAAGGTCGACCACGCGGTCGGCGTGTCTGAGATCAAGAAGGTCGGCACGCAGGTGAAGCAGGGCGAGCCGCTCATGATGATTCACTACAACGACGAGGCGAAGCTCGAGCAGGCGCTCGATTACTTCAAGGAAGCCTACCGTCTCGCGCCGAAGCGTCCGATCCCGCCGCCGCTCGTCGTCGAGCGCGTCGCCTGA
- the argS gene encoding arginine--tRNA ligase — MDLPFHVASHVDAALRAAAARLGLAERGFQPEVRVADPAHGDFQANGALAFAKREKQNPRALAQQVVDALDADTQAAFEITLAGPGFINFRLKPATLLAWLARYDSEEHLHSGAATEHAQQTWVVDYSSPNTAKQMHVGHLRSAVIGEAICRLLAFTGARVIRDNHLGDWGTQFGKLIYGYKRWADPVALAADPIEELERLYKLGNNATDPEKSPEPEKAARELEIARAELVKLQNGDPENVALWKKFSEVSLAAFQQIYDRLGIRFDHNLGESFYNDKVDRIYRELTETGLAQESEGALVVFHPEHPRFKTQPFLIRKADGASNYASTDLATAAYRAEHFKADGIVVVTDFRQADHFEQLYLTVRKWFAAKSYRVPELHHVTFGAVTGEDGKALKTRSGDVIKLKALLDEAEDRAFALVTEKSPELSETERRDIARAVGIGSVQYADLSQNRSSNYVFSWDKMLALDGNTAPYLLYAVARVRSIFRKAELDPTQPPTTGASAPETPQELTLARKLVQFADAVQLATAQLRPHFLCLYLYELAGAYSAFYAADKVIVDDPAVRARRLLLCHRTLIVLETGLHLLGLRTLERM; from the coding sequence ATGGACCTTCCCTTTCACGTCGCCAGCCACGTTGATGCGGCCCTCCGGGCCGCCGCCGCCCGTTTGGGGCTGGCGGAGCGCGGCTTCCAGCCGGAGGTCCGGGTCGCCGATCCTGCCCACGGCGACTTCCAAGCCAACGGCGCCCTCGCCTTCGCCAAACGCGAGAAGCAAAACCCGCGCGCCCTCGCCCAGCAGGTGGTCGACGCGCTCGACGCCGACACGCAGGCGGCGTTCGAGATCACGCTCGCTGGACCGGGCTTCATCAACTTCCGCCTGAAACCCGCGACGCTGCTCGCGTGGCTCGCGCGCTACGATTCCGAAGAACATCTTCACTCCGGCGCCGCGACCGAGCACGCGCAGCAAACTTGGGTCGTCGACTACTCCTCGCCCAACACCGCGAAGCAGATGCACGTCGGCCACCTCCGCTCGGCCGTGATCGGCGAAGCGATTTGCCGCCTGCTCGCCTTCACCGGCGCGCGCGTCATCCGCGACAATCACCTCGGCGACTGGGGCACGCAGTTCGGCAAACTCATCTACGGCTACAAGCGCTGGGCCGATCCCGTCGCGCTCGCCGCCGATCCGATCGAGGAACTCGAGCGCCTCTACAAACTCGGCAACAACGCCACCGACCCCGAAAAATCTCCCGAGCCCGAAAAGGCCGCTCGCGAACTCGAAATCGCCCGCGCCGAACTCGTGAAGCTGCAGAACGGCGACCCCGAAAACGTCGCGCTCTGGAAAAAATTCTCCGAAGTCAGCCTCGCCGCGTTCCAGCAGATCTACGACCGCCTCGGCATCCGCTTCGACCACAACCTCGGCGAATCCTTCTATAACGACAAGGTCGACCGCATCTACCGCGAGCTCACCGAAACCGGCCTCGCGCAGGAGAGCGAAGGCGCGCTCGTCGTCTTCCATCCCGAGCACCCGCGCTTCAAGACGCAGCCGTTCCTCATCCGCAAAGCCGACGGCGCCTCCAACTACGCCTCGACCGACCTCGCGACCGCCGCGTATCGCGCTGAGCACTTCAAGGCCGACGGCATCGTCGTCGTCACCGATTTCCGCCAAGCCGACCACTTCGAGCAGCTCTACCTCACGGTCAGAAAATGGTTCGCGGCGAAAAGCTACCGCGTGCCCGAACTGCATCACGTGACCTTCGGCGCCGTCACCGGCGAAGACGGCAAAGCCCTGAAGACGCGCAGCGGCGACGTGATCAAACTCAAGGCGCTCCTCGACGAGGCCGAAGACCGCGCCTTCGCGCTGGTCACCGAGAAAAGCCCCGAGTTGTCCGAGACCGAGCGTCGCGACATCGCGCGCGCCGTCGGCATCGGCTCCGTGCAATACGCGGACCTCTCGCAGAACCGCTCGAGCAACTACGTCTTCTCGTGGGACAAGATGCTCGCGCTCGACGGCAACACCGCGCCGTATCTCCTCTACGCCGTCGCGCGCGTCCGCTCCATTTTCCGCAAAGCCGAGCTCGATCCGACGCAGCCGCCGACCACCGGCGCCTCCGCGCCCGAGACGCCCCAGGAACTCACGCTCGCCCGCAAGCTCGTGCAATTCGCCGACGCCGTGCAGCTCGCCACCGCCCAGCTGCGCCCGCACTTCCTCTGCCTCTATCTCTACGAACTCGCCGGCGCCTACAGCGCGTTCTACGCCGCGGACAAAGTCATCGTCGACGATCCCGCCGTCCGTGCGCGCCGTCTGCTGCTCTGCCACCGCACGCTCATCGTGCTCGAAACCGGCCTGCACCTGCTCGGCCTCCGCACGCTCGAGCGGATGTGA
- a CDS encoding YihY/virulence factor BrkB family protein: MNWLKQLAARLQRLWHTDIWAAATARDRSMKGRAYAVLRVLSITISGLQELKVAARAAALSYSSLLGLGPLVALTVLIAGFALGDRDPVILARSLNNIISFVAPQVAQYDRAASAADAEHDATTELRAAPPPGQQVAAVTQPDPELVKFITHLIESSRSGAAGALGLLTLLIIAVQLFTTVENAFNDIWGVRRGRSWLTRIVYYWTVITLGALLFFTSFTLLSAGTFIGVFLERLPMGGHLKALFAWMLPSSSAALLVIVLTLFYRAIPNTRVRWSAALIGAIVVTALLLLNNTLAFLYFKRVVLSKSLYGSVALPIVLMLGLYIFWFFVLVGGQITYAVQNVHYRSSQTAWHSLNHFARESLSLLVLLLIARRFKECLPPYSVTQLAQRIRVPSQVLNESLNRLCDLQLIAQLPSAEDKDPNDYRYQPARPLNKVTLLQFQQLFVHYGESPSGEMLDSVDPILAHYHARLAAALPEAIGGRSLDELLENFESTATRAPFAAPENR, translated from the coding sequence ATGAACTGGCTGAAACAACTCGCCGCCCGCCTGCAGCGGCTCTGGCACACCGACATCTGGGCGGCTGCGACCGCTCGCGATCGCTCGATGAAGGGCCGCGCTTACGCGGTGCTGCGCGTGCTCTCGATCACGATCTCCGGCTTGCAGGAACTCAAGGTCGCTGCGCGCGCCGCGGCGCTCAGCTACAGTTCGCTGCTCGGGCTCGGCCCGCTCGTCGCGCTGACGGTGCTCATCGCGGGCTTCGCGCTCGGCGACCGCGATCCCGTCATCCTCGCGCGCAGCCTCAACAACATCATCTCGTTCGTCGCGCCGCAGGTCGCGCAATACGATCGCGCCGCCTCCGCCGCCGACGCCGAACACGATGCCACGACGGAATTGCGCGCGGCCCCGCCGCCCGGTCAGCAAGTCGCGGCCGTGACGCAGCCCGACCCCGAGCTCGTCAAATTCATCACGCACCTCATCGAGAGCTCACGCTCCGGCGCCGCCGGCGCGCTCGGCCTGCTCACGCTGCTCATCATCGCCGTGCAACTGTTCACGACGGTCGAGAACGCCTTCAACGACATCTGGGGCGTCCGCCGCGGGCGCAGCTGGCTCACGCGCATCGTCTACTACTGGACCGTCATCACGCTGGGTGCACTGCTGTTCTTCACGTCGTTCACGCTGCTCTCCGCCGGCACGTTCATCGGCGTTTTTCTCGAGCGTCTCCCGATGGGCGGGCACCTGAAGGCGCTGTTCGCGTGGATGCTGCCCTCGTCGTCGGCCGCGCTGCTTGTGATCGTCCTGACGCTCTTCTACCGCGCCATCCCGAACACCCGCGTGCGCTGGAGCGCCGCGCTCATCGGCGCGATCGTCGTCACTGCGCTGCTGCTGCTGAACAACACCCTCGCGTTCCTCTACTTCAAACGCGTCGTTCTCTCCAAAAGCCTCTACGGCTCCGTCGCGCTGCCGATCGTGCTGATGCTCGGGCTCTACATCTTCTGGTTCTTCGTCCTTGTCGGCGGGCAGATCACCTACGCGGTGCAAAACGTCCACTACCGCAGCAGCCAGACGGCGTGGCACAGCCTCAACCATTTCGCCCGCGAGAGCTTGTCCCTGCTCGTGCTGCTATTGATCGCGCGGCGCTTCAAGGAGTGCCTGCCGCCCTACTCCGTCACGCAACTCGCCCAACGCATCCGCGTGCCCTCTCAGGTGCTCAACGAGAGCCTCAACCGCCTCTGCGATCTTCAACTCATCGCGCAGCTCCCCTCCGCCGAGGACAAGGACCCGAACGACTACCGCTACCAGCCCGCGCGGCCGCTCAACAAGGTCACGCTGCTCCAGTTCCAGCAGCTCTTCGTCCACTACGGCGAATCGCCCAGCGGCGAGATGCTCGACAGCGTCGACCCCATCCTCGCGCACTACCACGCGCGCCTCGCAGCCGCGCTTCCCGAGGCGATCGGCGGCCGCTCGCTCGACGAGCTCCTCGAGAACTTCGAATCCACGGCCACGCGCGCGCCGTTCGCCGCGCCGGAAAATCGCTAG
- a CDS encoding response regulator transcription factor, with the protein MKTETIRIFLVDDHPLVREWLEQLLRSEPGFEVVGQAEDAASALAAMRASAPDIAIVDLTLRSGTGLDLIKDLRAQLPAVQVIVLSMHEELAQVERALRAGAAGYVMKRESTTRIVEAIRTVRSGSVYANPEVLSRLAERMVGRRNAPGSVDALSDRELEVFRRMGEGHATKRIATDLGVSMKTVQEYQARIKDKLGLADATELMRAAVRWTEGVL; encoded by the coding sequence ATGAAAACAGAGACGATTCGAATCTTCCTGGTCGATGATCACCCGTTGGTGCGCGAGTGGCTCGAACAGTTGCTGCGCAGCGAGCCCGGTTTCGAAGTCGTCGGGCAGGCCGAAGACGCCGCAAGCGCTCTGGCGGCGATGCGCGCTTCGGCGCCGGACATTGCGATCGTCGATCTCACGCTGCGCTCCGGCACGGGCCTCGATTTGATCAAGGACCTGCGGGCGCAGTTGCCCGCCGTGCAGGTCATCGTGCTGTCGATGCACGAGGAGCTCGCGCAAGTGGAGCGGGCGCTGCGCGCGGGCGCGGCCGGCTATGTGATGAAGCGCGAGTCGACGACCCGCATCGTGGAGGCAATCCGCACGGTGCGCAGCGGCAGCGTTTATGCGAATCCAGAAGTGCTCTCCCGCCTGGCCGAGCGCATGGTGGGTCGCCGCAATGCCCCCGGCTCGGTCGATGCCCTGAGCGATCGTGAGCTCGAGGTGTTTCGCCGGATGGGCGAGGGCCATGCGACCAAGCGCATCGCGACGGACCTGGGCGTGAGCATGAAAACGGTGCAGGAGTATCAGGCGCGGATCAAAGACAAGCTCGGCCTCGCCGATGCGACGGAACTCATGCGCGCGGCGGTCCGTTGGACCGAAGGCGTGTTGTGA
- a CDS encoding sensor histidine kinase, giving the protein MVSPNRDSRSAAARGWGRLTDWTMQRLTGLPKGGRRAAFAWIGLFLAAIGWVDYVTGTRVSMGFFYLFPVALSVLWLGVGAGSTMAIVSWLVRVMADLTDDPRAWHQTWLWWNSATALLMYFTVIWILHALILLHRQLEQRVIERTAELERETLKRQEVQRDLLELSESERSAMGRELHDQLGQHLVGTAMAAQVLAQRLHAHDENGAREARKIADLVEQGIAQTRQLARGLLLERIEPARLPSELVELCAGLRQQFPKVECVASVETPAGLADASVAAQVFRIAQEAARNACRHSGAGRVTVTLHQEGQELVVAVEDNGRGLRPDDERTAGMGLRIMRHRAEHLGSRLLISSQLGRGTRIVCAVPLGRENGSRISHENRDDSNLPGR; this is encoded by the coding sequence ATGGTCTCACCGAACCGCGACTCCCGTTCCGCCGCGGCGCGTGGCTGGGGACGCTTGACCGATTGGACGATGCAGCGTCTGACCGGTTTGCCGAAGGGCGGTCGGCGTGCGGCCTTCGCGTGGATTGGACTGTTCCTCGCGGCGATCGGCTGGGTCGACTACGTGACCGGCACGCGCGTCTCGATGGGCTTCTTTTATCTGTTCCCCGTCGCGTTGTCGGTGCTCTGGCTGGGTGTCGGCGCGGGATCGACGATGGCGATTGTGAGCTGGCTGGTGCGCGTCATGGCCGATCTCACCGACGATCCGAGAGCATGGCACCAGACGTGGCTGTGGTGGAACTCCGCCACGGCGCTGCTGATGTATTTCACCGTGATCTGGATCTTGCACGCGCTGATCCTGCTGCACCGCCAGCTGGAGCAGCGCGTGATCGAGCGCACGGCCGAATTGGAGCGCGAGACCCTGAAACGGCAAGAGGTGCAGCGCGACCTGCTCGAACTCAGTGAAAGCGAACGCAGCGCGATGGGACGCGAATTGCACGACCAGCTCGGTCAACATCTCGTGGGCACGGCGATGGCGGCTCAGGTGCTGGCGCAGCGGCTGCACGCACACGACGAGAACGGCGCGCGCGAGGCGCGCAAAATTGCCGACTTGGTGGAGCAGGGCATCGCGCAGACGCGTCAGCTCGCCCGGGGCCTGTTGCTCGAACGGATCGAGCCCGCGCGTTTGCCGTCGGAGCTGGTCGAGCTGTGCGCAGGGTTGCGGCAGCAATTCCCCAAGGTGGAATGCGTGGCCAGCGTCGAGACCCCGGCAGGGCTCGCGGACGCCTCGGTGGCGGCGCAGGTGTTCCGCATTGCGCAGGAAGCGGCGCGCAACGCTTGCCGGCACAGTGGCGCGGGGCGCGTGACGGTGACGTTGCACCAGGAAGGTCAGGAGTTGGTGGTTGCCGTCGAAGACAATGGGCGCGGGTTGCGACCGGACGACGAGCGGACGGCGGGGATGGGGCTGCGCATCATGCGTCACCGCGCGGAGCATCTTGGCTCGCGGCTCCTCATCAGCTCGCAACTCGGCCGGGGCACGCGGATCGTGTGTGCCGTGCCGCTCGGGCGGGAGAACGGCAGCAGGATTTCCCATGAAAACAGAGACGATTCGAATCTTCCTGGTCGATGA
- a CDS encoding peptidyl-prolyl cis-trans isomerase, translating into MISWIQTYFQKHFRTVFAVLLGVTIISFVFTIGAAPGIGRAGNKLLEQRFYGHNLGNEQEARRVFRDGNFSAQLRGAYQASSAQLQEYSLGRIAGLALADELHVPAPTEKELGAFIGNLPAFKNEQGNFDQARYKQFEDSLKTSREFTIADANRVFRDDARLEAVGKIISGPGYVLPSDVAEQLKRSDATWSLAVASWDYASFDAGVQANDVALQKFFDENAFRYEVPARPKLSIVEFKTAEFVPPVAPTEQEMRAFYEQNKARFPAPADDKKDATKLADAAKTATDDFPKVRAQVEQVLKDAAGRSRASKAANDFTVAVYERKVAANSADLAALLTAQHRTAVQLQPFTFDNPPADRPWLSNYAEQISRLNKDRFFSDPVPSPEGYIVLLWNDALPSHKPMLGEVKDKVTADYKEAEKRKRFVEAGKALRAKLQVAAKSGKFEDVAKAEKLDVKSYANFSVRQPPQDLPYAAYGAIQTFLDKGEVSEMVATGDKGVFTLVVDRKLPDTSTANPRYAEIQKQLAQYTAAANESATLSALVEAELKKNAPAKNAAP; encoded by the coding sequence ATGATTTCCTGGATTCAAACCTACTTCCAGAAGCACTTCCGCACCGTCTTCGCGGTTCTCCTGGGCGTCACCATCATCTCGTTCGTCTTCACGATCGGCGCCGCCCCCGGCATCGGCCGCGCCGGCAACAAGCTCCTCGAACAGCGGTTCTACGGCCACAATTTGGGCAACGAGCAGGAAGCCCGCCGCGTCTTCCGCGACGGCAACTTCTCCGCCCAGCTCCGCGGCGCCTACCAAGCCTCCAGCGCGCAGCTGCAGGAATACTCGCTCGGTCGCATCGCCGGCCTCGCGCTCGCCGACGAACTCCACGTCCCCGCGCCCACCGAGAAGGAACTCGGCGCGTTCATCGGCAACCTCCCCGCCTTCAAGAACGAGCAAGGCAACTTCGACCAGGCCCGCTACAAGCAATTCGAAGACAGCCTCAAGACCTCCCGCGAGTTCACCATCGCCGACGCCAACCGCGTCTTCCGCGACGACGCGCGCCTCGAAGCCGTCGGCAAAATCATCTCCGGCCCCGGCTACGTGCTGCCCTCCGACGTCGCCGAGCAGCTGAAGCGCAGCGACGCCACCTGGTCGCTCGCCGTCGCCTCCTGGGACTACGCCTCCTTCGACGCCGGCGTGCAGGCCAACGACGTGGCACTCCAAAAATTCTTCGACGAAAACGCGTTTCGCTACGAAGTCCCCGCCCGTCCGAAGCTGAGCATCGTCGAGTTCAAGACCGCGGAGTTCGTTCCGCCCGTCGCCCCGACCGAGCAGGAAATGCGCGCGTTCTACGAGCAGAACAAAGCCCGCTTCCCCGCGCCCGCGGACGACAAGAAGGACGCCACCAAGCTCGCCGACGCCGCCAAGACCGCGACCGACGACTTCCCGAAAGTCCGCGCCCAAGTCGAACAGGTCCTGAAGGACGCCGCCGGCCGCAGCCGCGCCTCGAAAGCCGCCAACGACTTCACCGTCGCCGTCTACGAGCGCAAAGTCGCCGCCAACTCCGCCGACCTCGCCGCGCTCCTCACCGCGCAGCACCGCACCGCCGTGCAGCTCCAGCCCTTCACCTTCGACAACCCGCCGGCCGACCGCCCGTGGCTCTCGAACTACGCCGAGCAAATCTCGCGCCTCAACAAGGACCGCTTCTTCTCCGATCCCGTCCCGTCGCCCGAAGGCTACATCGTCCTCCTCTGGAACGATGCCCTCCCGAGCCACAAGCCGATGCTCGGCGAAGTGAAGGACAAGGTCACCGCCGACTACAAGGAAGCCGAGAAGCGCAAGCGCTTCGTCGAAGCCGGCAAGGCCCTCCGCGCCAAGCTCCAGGTCGCCGCCAAATCCGGCAAGTTCGAGGACGTCGCCAAAGCCGAGAAGCTCGACGTGAAGTCCTACGCCAACTTCTCCGTCCGCCAGCCGCCGCAAGACCTCCCCTACGCCGCCTACGGCGCGATCCAGACGTTCCTCGACAAGGGTGAAGTCTCCGAGATGGTCGCCACCGGCGACAAGGGCGTCTTCACGCTCGTCGTCGATCGCAAGCTCCCCGACACCTCGACCGCCAACCCGCGCTACGCCGAGATTCAAAAGCAGCTCGCGCAATACACCGCGGCCGCCAACGAGAGCGCCACGCTCTCCGCCCTCGTCGAAGCCGAGCTGAAGAAGAACGCGCCCGCGAAAAACGCCGCGCCCTGA